Proteins encoded within one genomic window of Helianthus annuus cultivar XRQ/B unplaced genomic scaffold, HanXRQr2.0-SUNRISE HanXRQChr00c024, whole genome shotgun sequence:
- the LOC110884907 gene encoding protein P200 isoform X2, producing the protein MSNRCSNLCNSRSFSLYTPFLAPLKPYATTRRPFFPFPHSFILIGRRWRRGSSSVRLKVAAQSSSDVVLIATKVHSDGSLVFRFGDASEVVENDDVEEEIESQTELESSVVKVLDGDQDRQVIIETGDSGYDSVEGRLVEVADEIRNADIESDIDESVTYDITDLEDNNAESSERLSEISENEVCVSQSDVNLDDSMKVVESTLDEARLSVQLDEEESSDTILDLLDDTPDIEKRADPEGTFLNGTDDNTVDPSVSIELESTHVSENEVMDDLDNVEAEDTSKSDTEDVSVELECTQVLPTELIDDLDKVEAEDTSKSVTEDVSVELESTQVLQTELMDDLDKVEAEDTSKSVTEDVSVELESTQVLQTELMDDLDNVEAEDTSKSDTEDVSVELESTQVLQTELMDDLDKVETEDSRKSDTEEIKPSANEGTDEELKDIIIDEGTMIDEVSPSKSLDVQLTGAVNEDVEEELQDMNLNEATIIDEIPSSDQLAVELTLDEVNQIQSVKDQTTEDELQEVSTENREENDVAYVVPVSAVEEAEIIVEEEVSQPQSTPLELKPAIQVLDPDLQDTIGQDLDNGILQDDNGIKVPSDSVKLEATQVSDNEVTDVTQPYGEDESQVADNDTNDLLRPATMHVSDVDIDEKSQDTNISEGTFIDEMPTPAPLGSEPTLEVLTNKGMNVDMDERLQDMTISEGTLIDEIPTSNLLGAEPTLEIAATKDMDLKDIDTDERLQYKNVREDTLIDETPTFDPLGAEPTLEASTTKDKNVNDVNTDQTLQDMNISEGTFIDELPTSDPLGSEPTLAVSTTKGMDVSDVDMDEKLQDMNISEGTFIDEMPTPDPLESEPSLEVSTNKGMNIDLDERLQDMNISEGPFIHEIPASDPLGAEPTLEVSSNEGMDIKDPTVEDELQLVSNDVDMDERLQDMNISEGTFTDEIPASDPLGAEPTLEVSSDEGMDIKDLAVEDEVQLVSNDNMGENEIADVLPAEAILEEEVFQPHLKPIELEATMPVSDIEAQDAKGQNLDDEILPVINEDAEQLSHQLESEPVQDEGVKRLQDMNISEDKFIGEIPTSDPLGTESMLEGSTTEDKDVKDLAVEDELQLVSNDKTEENEIADVMPAEPILEEEVSQPQLTPVELKDTMQVSDIKVQDATGQNLDDEISQVMNEDAGDGYIEDVEPSPHELESLLVQDEGVKDNMLAQRDESDAVESSILLIKDAHDLLPEAERTEDVVDSSELAEVSEVTAFLLAAEAEVEREEIYLTDDFLLSGAALLEHPSKVEMMPILWLAANG; encoded by the exons ATGTCAAATCGATGCTCTAATCTATGTAATTCCAGATCATTCTCTCTCTATACACCGTTTCTCGCACCTCTAAAACCCTATGCCACCACTCGCCGCCCATTTTTCCCCTTTCCACACAGTTTTATATTGATTGGTAGAAGATGGAGACGCGGATCATCGTCTGTTCGGCTGAAAGTAGCTGCTCAATCGTCATCGGATGTTGTTCTCATTGCAACAAAAG TTCATAGTGATGGTAGTTTAGTGTTCCGGTTTGGGGATGCTTCTGAGGTGGTGGAAAATGATGATGTGGAGGAAGAGATAGAGAGCCAAACTGAACTAGAAAGTAGTGTTGTGAAG GTATTAGATGGAGATCAGGATAGACAAGTTATCATAGAGACAGGTGATAGCGGATATGATAGTGTGGAGGGGAGACTTGTTGAGGTAGCTGATGAAATAAGGAATGCAGATATAGAAAGTGACATTGATGAAAGTGTGACCTATGATATCACGGATTTGGAAGATAATAATGCAGAATCAAGTGAGAGATTGTCAGAAATATCTGAAAATGAAGTTTGTGTATCTCAATCTGATGTTAATTTGGATGATTCTATGAAAGTTGTAGAGAGCACACTTGATGAAGCCAGATTAAGTGTTCAGCTCGATGAGGAAGAGAGTTCAGACACAATTCTGGACCTTCTTGATGACACTCCAGACATAGAAAAACGTGCAGATCCCGAAGGAACATTTTTAAATGGTACTGATGATAACACTGTGGATCCATCAGTTTCTATTGAGCTTGAAAGTACGCACGTTTCAGAAAATGAAGTCATGGATGATTTGGACAATGTGGAAGCTGAAGATACTAGCAAAAGTGATACAGAAGATGTTTCCGTTGAGCTTGAATGTACACAAGTTTTGCCAACTGAACTCATAGATGATTTGGACAAGGTGGAAGCTGAAGATACCAGCAAAAGTGTTACAGAAGATGTTTCTGTTGAGCTTGAAAGTACGCAAGTTTTGCAAACTGAACTCATGGATGATTTGGACAAGGTGGAAGCTGAAGATACCAGCAAAAGTGTTACAGAAGATGTTTCTGTTGAGCTTGAAAGTACGCAAGTTTTGCAAACTGAACTCATGGATGATTTGGACAATGTGGAAGCTGAAGATACTAGCAAAAGTGATACAGAAGATGTTTCCGTTGAGCTTGAAAGTACACAAGTTTTGCAAACTGAACTCATGGATGATTTGGACAAGGTGGAAACTGAAGATTCTAGAAAAAGTGATACAGAAGAAATAAAACCTTCTGCAAATGAGGGTACGGATGAAGAGTTGAAAGATATAATCATTGATGAGGGCACTATGATAGATGAGGTGTCCCCATCCAAGTCATTAGATGTTCAATTGACGGGTGCTGTAAATGAGGATGTGGAAGAAGAATTACAAGATATGAACTTAAATGAAGCTACTATCATAGATGAGATACCATCATCTGATCAATTAGCAGTTGAACTAACTTTAGATGAGGTAAACCAGATTCAATCTGTCAAGGATCAGACTACGGAAGATGAGTTGCAAGAAGTGAGCACTGAAAACAGGGAGGAAAATGATGTTGCTTATGTCGTGCCTGTTTCCGCTGTAGAAGAGGCAGAAATAATTGTAGAAGAGGAAGTAAGCCAGCCCCAATCTACCCCTCTTGAGCTCAAGCCTGCTATTCAAGTTCTAGATCCTGACCTTCAGGATACTATAGGACAGGATCTAGATAATGGAATTTTACAAGATGACAATGGTATTAAGGTACCATCAGATTCTGTCAAGCTCGAAGCTACTCAAGTTTCAGATAATGAAGTGACGGATGTTACACAACCATATGGTGAGGATGAGTCACAAGTGGCGGACAATGATACAAATGACTTACTGCGTCCTGCAACCATGCATGTTTCAGATGTTGATATTGATGAAAAGTCGCAAGATACGAACATTAGTGAAGGTACTTTCATAGATGAGATGCCAACACCTGCTCCATTAGGATCTGAACCGACTTTAGAAGTTCTAACTAATAAAGGCATGAATGTTGATATGGATGAAAGGTTACAAGATATGACCATTAGTGAGGGTACTTTAATAGATGAGATACCAACATCTAATCTATTAGGAGCCGAACCAACTCTAGAAATTGCAGCTACTAAAGACATGGATCTTAAGGATATTGATACGGATGAAAGGTTGCAATATAAGAACGTTAGAGAGGATACTCTCATAGATGAGACGCCAACATTTGATCCATTAGGAGCTGAACCAACTTTAGAAGCTTCAACTACTAAAGACAAGAATGTTAATGATGTTAATACGGATCAAACGTTGCAAGATATGAACATTAGTGAGGGTACTTTCATTGATGAGTTGCCAACATCTGATCCATTAGGTTCTGAACCAACGTTAGCAGTTTCAACTACTAAAGGCATGGATGTTTCAGATGTTGATATGGATGAAAAGTTGCAAGATATGAACATTAGTGAAGGTACTTTCATAGATGAGATGCCAACACCTGATCCACTAGAATCTGAACCGAGTTTAGAAGTTTCAACTAATAAAGGCATGAATATTGATTTGGATGAAAGGTTGCAAGATATGAACATCAGTGAGGGTCCTTTCATACATGAGATCCCAGCATCTGATCCACTAGGAGCTGAACCAACTTTAGAAGTTTCATCTAACGAAGGCATGGATATTAAGGATCCGACTGTGGAAGATGAGTTGCAACTAGTGAGCAACGATGTTGATATGGATGAGAGGTTGCAAGATATGAACATCAGTGAGGGTACTTTCACAGATGAGATCCCAGCATCTGATCCACTAGGAGCTGAACCAACTTTAGAAGTTTCATCTGATGAAGGCATGGATATTAAGGATCTGGCTGTTGAAGATGAGGTGCAACTAGTGAGCAATGATAATATGGGTGAGAATGAAATTGCAGATGTGCTGCCTGCAGAAGCAATTCTAGAAGAAGAGGTATTCCAGCCCCATTTAAAACCTATTGAACTCGAGGCTACCATGCCAGTTTCAGATATCGAAGCTCAGGATGCTAAAGGTCAGAATCTAGATGATGAGATTTTACCGGTCATCAATGAGGATGCAGAGCAACTGTCACATCAATTAGAATCCGAACCTGTTCAAGATGAGGGAGTAAAAAGGTTGCAAGATATGAACATCAGTGAGGATAAGTTCATAGGTGAGATACCAACATCTGATCCATTAGGAACTGAATCAATGTTAGAAGGCTCAACTACTGAAGACAAAGATGTTAAGGATCTGGCTGTTGAAGATGAGTTGCAACTGGTGAGCAATGATAAGACGGAGGAGAATGAAATTGCAGATGTAATGCCTGCAGAACCAATTCTAGAAGAAGAGGTAAGCCAGCCCCAATTAACACCTGTTGAACTCAAGGATACTATGCAAGTTTCAGATATCAAAGTTCAGGATGCTACAGGTCAGAATCTAGATGATGAGATTTCACAGGTTATGAATGAGGATGCTGGTGACGGTTACATTGAGGATGTAGAGCCATCACCCCATGAATTAGAATCCCTTCTTGTTCAAGACGAGGGAGTAAAAGACAACATGTTAGCACAGCGTGACGAATCGGATGCAGTGGAAAGCTCAATCTTG CTGATAAAAGATGCCCATGACCTACTACCGGAAGCAGAAAGAACCGAGGACGTGGTAGATAGCAGTGAACTTGCTGAAGTATCAGAAGTTACTGCATTCCTGTTAGCAGCTGAAGCTGAAGTGGAAAG GGAGGAGATTTATCTCACAGACGATTTCCTGTTATCTGGTGCGGCTTTGTTGGAACATCCATCTAAG